Proteins found in one Takifugu rubripes chromosome 17, fTakRub1.2, whole genome shotgun sequence genomic segment:
- the pgam1b gene encoding phosphoglycerate mutase 1b, translating to MAAYKLVLIRHGESCWNQENRFCGWYDADLSETGEQEAKRGGQALKDAGYEFDICYTSVLKRAIRTLWFVLESIDQMWLPVHRTWRLNERHYGGLTGLNKAETAAKHGEAQVKIWRRSFDIPPPTMDEGHDFYETISKDRRYADLTEDQLPSCESLKDTIARALPFWNEEIVPQIKEGKRVLIAAHGNSLRGIVKHLEGMSEEAIMDLNLPTGIPIVYELDKNLKPLGSMQFLGDEETVKKAMEAVAAQGKAKK from the exons ATGGCTGCCTATAAACTGGTCTTGATCCGCCATGGGGAGAGCTGCTGGAACCAGGAGAATCGCTTCTGCGGCTGGTACGATGCGGACCTAAGTGAGACCGGGGAGCAGGAGGCGAAGAGAGGAGGACAAGCGCTGAAAG ATGCTGGCTATGAATTTGACATTTGCTACACCTCTGTGCTGAAGAGGGCCATCCGCACTCTGTGGTTTGTTCTGGAGAGCATTGACCAGATGTGGTTGCCGGTCCACCGTACCTGGCGCCTCAATGAGCGCCACTACGGTGGTCTGACGGGTCTCAACAAGGCTGAAACAGCAGCTAAACACGGGGAAGCCCAGGTCAAGATCTGGAGGCGCTCTTTTGACATCCCACCCCCAACCATGGATGAGGGCCATGATTTCTATGAGACAATAAGCAAG GACCGTCGTTATGCTGACCTGACTGAGGACCAGCTCCCCAGCTGCGAGAGCCTCAAAGACACCATCGCCAGGGCGCTGCCATTTTGGAATGAAGAGATCGTTCCACAGAtcaaggagggaaagagggtgCTGATTGCTGCCCATGGCAACAGTCTCCGTGGCATTGTGAAGCATCTAGAGG GTATGTCAGAAGAGGCTATCATGGACCTGAACCTGCCAACAGGTATCCCTATTGTTTATGAGCTGGACAAGAACCTGAAGCCACTGGGATCTATGCAGTTCTTGGGAGATGAGGAAACAGTCAAGAAGGCCATGGAGGCTGTTGCTGCTCAGGGCAAAGCCAAAAAGTAG
- the pi4k2a gene encoding phosphatidylinositol 4-kinase type 2-alpha, whose amino-acid sequence MDETSPLVSPLRDSGDFNYCPTEPPSPRGAFGGTPGSVVRIPAGSPGRSRERQPLLDRDRGSSQREPHRNEFPEDPEFREIIRKAERAIEEGIYPERIYQGSSGSYFVKDSQGKIIGVFKPKNEEPYGQLNPKWTKWLQKLCCPCCFGRDCLVLNQGYLSEAGASLVDQKLELNIVPKTKVVYLASETFNYSAIDRVKSRGKRLALEKVPKVGQRFHRIGLPPKVGSFQLFVDGYKDADFWLRRFEAEPLPENTNRQLQLQFERLVVLDYIIRNTDRGNDNWLLKYDCPMDSATNRDTDWVLVKNPIIKLAAIDNGLAFPLKHPDSWRAYPFYWAWLPQAKVCFSQEIRELVLPKLCDPNFIKDLEEDLYELFKKDPGFDRGQFYKQAAVMRGQILNLCQALKDAKTPLQLVQMPPVIVETARAPQRANSESYTQSFQSRRPFFTWW is encoded by the exons ATGGACGAGACGAGTCCGCTTGTTTCGCCGCTTAGAGACTCTGGTGATTTCAACTATTGTCCCACAGAGCCCCCCAGTCCCCGGGGTGCTTTTGGGGGTACACCGGGGTCTGTGGTTCGCATCCCGGCGGGCAGTCCTGGACGCAGTCGAGAGAGACAGCCGCTTCTGGACCGAGATCGTGGTTCTTCACAGAGGGAACCGCACAGGAACGAGTTCCCGGAGGATCCCGAGTTCAGAGAGATCATCCGAAAGGCCGAGCGAGCCATAGAAGAAGGGATCTACCCAGAGAGAATCTACCAAGGATCCAGTGGAAGCTATTTTGTCAAAGATTCTCAGGGG AAAATTATAGGGGTCTTTAAACCTAAGAATGAGGAACCATATGGTCAGTTGAACCCCAAGTGGACAAAGTGGCTCCAGAAACTCTGTTGTCCCTGTTGCTTTGGCCGTGACTGTTTGGTACTCAACCAGGGTTACCTCTCGGAAGCTGGGGCCAGTCTGGTTGATCAAAAATTAGAACTCAACATAGTCCCTAAGACCAAG GTGGTGTACCTGGCAAGTGAAACATTCAACTACAGTGCGATCGACAGGGTAAAGTCTCGTGGAAAGAGGCTAGCTCTGGAGAAGGTACCTAAGGTGGGCCAAAGATTCCACAGGATTGGGCTGCCACCAAAG GTTGGGtctttccagctgtttgttGATGGATACAAGGATGCAGATTTCTGGCTCCGGAGGTTTGAAGCTGAGCCGCTGCCTGAAAACACGAACCGTCAACTCCAGTTGCAGTTTGAGCGGCTCGTGGTGCTGGACTACATCATCAGAAACACTG ACAGGGGAAATGACAACTGGTTGCTGAAGTATGACTGTCCGATGGATTCTGCTACAAATCGG GACACAGACTGGGTGCTGGTGAAGAATCCCATCATCAAACTGGCAGCAATAGACAATGGTCTGGCATTCCCTCTAAAACATCCGGACTCCTGGAGAGCCT ATCCATTTTACTGGGCATGGCTTCCCCAGGCCAAAGTCTGTTTCTCCCAGGAAATCCGAGAGTTGGTCTTACCTAAGCTCTGCGACCCAAATTTCATCAAGGACCTGGAAGAGGACTTGTATGAACTATTCAAG AAAGACCCTGGGTTTGACCGAGGGCAGTTTTACAAACAAGCAGCCGTAATGAGGGGCcag ATCCTGAACTTGTGCCAAGCCCTGAAGGATGCTAAAACACCTTTACAGTTGGTCCAGATGCCCCCGGTAATTGTTGAAACAGCCAGAGCACCTCAGAGAGCCAACAGTGAGTCCTACACACAGAGTTTCCAGAGTAGAAGACCTTTTTTCACCTGGTGGTAG
- the zfyve27 gene encoding protrudin isoform X2: MAQDSSQLAGDGGELVHALSKENLGSPDASELGSPRCTQHFDLFNMVLSYKRMVLFLEPLLDAVELTRFLLGWKMPVCSLLVCVFFNVFFCTIDKVGWFTVSVVLLSIPAALGYLQDRCGGRASEAELQKRHYHVVHRRDLQTIHLTKQDAMLEVKDLLKHLDDMLSSACLSAEAVYKVLYWDDHVKSSRFFGGMLLLVCLLYVAPVGWVLAGLNSTMFLWNRDFCRVLMDLRKIFHVGPSQSSETVCEEQEQSNLLDSTPTPTSLEDLSPGSVEEAEEAEPDDEFKDAIEEDEEGPLGAPEYDTVSENGLISRNEPIRSKVSKLTEKLRKRYPTTTTGNCSSCSAVFSVLKKRRNCSNCGNSFCSRCCSYKVLRSCMGATAPEAQRETVFVCAACNSSLIKLQ; this comes from the exons ATGGCCCAGGACTCCTCACAGCTGGCAGGAGACGGCGGAGAGCTGGTGCACGCACTATCAAAAGAAAACCTTGGGTCTCCAGATGCTTCTGAGTTGGGAAGTCCGCGATGCACACAGCACTTTGACCTTTTCAACATGGTCCTGTCCTATAAGAGAATGGTTCTTTTTCTGGAGCCACTTTTAGATGCCGTGGAGCTAACGCGCTTCCTGCTTGG TTGGAAGATGCCGGTCTGCTCTCtccttgtttgtgtgttctttaatGTCTTCTTCTGCACAATTGATAAGG tgGGTTGGTTCACAGTGAGTGTGGTATTGCTGTCAATACCTGCTGCCTTGGGTTACCTGCAGgacaggtgtggaggcaggGCCTCTGAAGCTGAGCTCCAGAAGAGGCATTACCACGTTGTACATCGCAGAGACCTGCAGACTATTCATCTCACCAAACAAGATGCCATGCTCGAAGTTAAAGACCT GTTGAAGCATCTGGATGATATGCTGTCCTCTGCATGCCTGTCTGCAGAAGCTGTTTATAAGGTCCTCTACTGGGATGATCACGTCAAGTCATCAAG GTTCTTTGGAGGGATGCTGTTATTGGTCTGCCTGCTTTATGTTGCTCCTGTGGGCTGGGTGCTTGCTGGACTCAACAGCACCATGTTCTTGTGGAACAGAGACTTTTGCAGAG TCTTAATGGACCTTCGAAAAATATTCCACGTGGGTCCGTCCCAATCTTCAGAGACTGTGTGTGAAGAACAGGAGCAAAGCAACTTGTTGGACAGCACCCCCACACCAACAAGTCTGGAG GACCTTTCTCCTGGCAgtgtggaggaagcagaggaggcggagcctgacGATGAGTTCAAAGATGCCATTGAA gaggatgaagaagggcCGCTTGGTGCTCCCGAGTATGACACAGTCTCTGAAAATGGGCTGATCAGCCGCAACGAACCAATACGCAGCAAGGTGTCCAAACTGACCGAGAAACTACGCAAACGCTACCCCACTACCACCACAG GAAACTGTTCTAGCTGCAGCGCCGTGTTCTCGGTGCTGAAGAAAAGG agaAACTGCAGTAACTGTGGTAACAGCTTCTGCTCTCGATGCTGTTCCTATAAAGTCCTGAGGTCATGCATGGGGGCGACAG CTCCTGAGGCCCAGAGAgagactgtgtttgtgtgtgctgcttGTAATTCCTCTCTCATCAAGCTGCAGTGA
- the zfyve27 gene encoding protrudin isoform X1: MAQDSSQLAGDGGELVHALSKENLGSPDASELGSPRCTQHFDLFNMVLSYKRMVLFLEPLLDAVELTRFLLGWKMPVCSLLVCVFFNVFFCTIDKVGWFTVSVVLLSIPAALGYLQDRCGGRASEAELQKRHYHVVHRRDLQTIHLTKQDAMLEVKDLLKHLDDMLSSACLSAEAVYKVLYWDDHVKSSRFFGGMLLLVCLLYVAPVGWVLAGLNSTMFLWNRDFCRVLMDLRKIFHVGPSQSSETVCEEQEQSNLLDSTPTPTSLEDLSPGSVEEAEEAEPDDEFKDAIEEHTLSLLETPLVLVEDEEGPLGAPEYDTVSENGLISRNEPIRSKVSKLTEKLRKRYPTTTTGNCSSCSAVFSVLKKRRNCSNCGNSFCSRCCSYKVLRSCMGATAPEAQRETVFVCAACNSSLIKLQ, translated from the exons ATGGCCCAGGACTCCTCACAGCTGGCAGGAGACGGCGGAGAGCTGGTGCACGCACTATCAAAAGAAAACCTTGGGTCTCCAGATGCTTCTGAGTTGGGAAGTCCGCGATGCACACAGCACTTTGACCTTTTCAACATGGTCCTGTCCTATAAGAGAATGGTTCTTTTTCTGGAGCCACTTTTAGATGCCGTGGAGCTAACGCGCTTCCTGCTTGG TTGGAAGATGCCGGTCTGCTCTCtccttgtttgtgtgttctttaatGTCTTCTTCTGCACAATTGATAAGG tgGGTTGGTTCACAGTGAGTGTGGTATTGCTGTCAATACCTGCTGCCTTGGGTTACCTGCAGgacaggtgtggaggcaggGCCTCTGAAGCTGAGCTCCAGAAGAGGCATTACCACGTTGTACATCGCAGAGACCTGCAGACTATTCATCTCACCAAACAAGATGCCATGCTCGAAGTTAAAGACCT GTTGAAGCATCTGGATGATATGCTGTCCTCTGCATGCCTGTCTGCAGAAGCTGTTTATAAGGTCCTCTACTGGGATGATCACGTCAAGTCATCAAG GTTCTTTGGAGGGATGCTGTTATTGGTCTGCCTGCTTTATGTTGCTCCTGTGGGCTGGGTGCTTGCTGGACTCAACAGCACCATGTTCTTGTGGAACAGAGACTTTTGCAGAG TCTTAATGGACCTTCGAAAAATATTCCACGTGGGTCCGTCCCAATCTTCAGAGACTGTGTGTGAAGAACAGGAGCAAAGCAACTTGTTGGACAGCACCCCCACACCAACAAGTCTGGAG GACCTTTCTCCTGGCAgtgtggaggaagcagaggaggcggagcctgacGATGAGTTCAAAGATGCCATTGAA GAGCATACATTGTCTTTGCTG GAAACTCCTTTGGTTTTAGTG gaggatgaagaagggcCGCTTGGTGCTCCCGAGTATGACACAGTCTCTGAAAATGGGCTGATCAGCCGCAACGAACCAATACGCAGCAAGGTGTCCAAACTGACCGAGAAACTACGCAAACGCTACCCCACTACCACCACAG GAAACTGTTCTAGCTGCAGCGCCGTGTTCTCGGTGCTGAAGAAAAGG agaAACTGCAGTAACTGTGGTAACAGCTTCTGCTCTCGATGCTGTTCCTATAAAGTCCTGAGGTCATGCATGGGGGCGACAG CTCCTGAGGCCCAGAGAgagactgtgtttgtgtgtgctgcttGTAATTCCTCTCTCATCAAGCTGCAGTGA
- the golga7ba gene encoding golgin A7 family, member Ba — MQGLPTDTDGNMATEFHNLQELRHSASLANKVFIQRDYSEGTTCRFQTKFPSELESRIEKTLFEDTVKTLNNYYAEAEKIGGQSYLEGCLACTTAYLIFLCMETRYEKVLKKIAKYIQEQNEKIYAPRGLLITDPIERGMRVIEISIYEDRSSSGSSSGSSSVSSSTAR; from the exons ATGCAGGGTCTCCCAACGGACACGGATGGCAACATGGCGACAGAG TTCCACAATCTGCAGGAGTTGAGGCACAGTGCGTCTCTGGCTAACAAAGTGTTCATCCAGAGAGACTACAGCGAAGGGACAACCTGCAGGTTTCAGACCAAGTTCCCCTCTGAACTGGAGAGCAGG aTTGAGAAGACTCTTTTTGAGGACACTGTGAAGACACTGAATAACTACTACGCAGAGGCAGAAAAGATAGGAGGCCAGTCCTATCTGGAGGGCTGTCTCGCCTGCACTACGGCGTACCTCATCTTCCTCTGCATGGAGACGCGCTATGAGAAG GTATTAAAGAAGATCGCAAAGTACATTCAGGAGCAGAATGAGAAGATCTACGCTCCCAGAGGCCTGCTCATCACAGATCCCATAGAAAGGGGAATGCGTGTT ATAGAGATTTCCATTTATGAAGACCGAAGCTCGAGTGGCTCCAGCTCAGGCAGTAGCTCCGTGTCCAGCAGCACCGCTCGGTGA
- the crtac1a gene encoding cartilage acidic protein 1a precursor (The RefSeq protein has 6 substitutions compared to this genomic sequence), giving the protein MWSSCVCLLLAGLFQRSFAQNPEPMFRVVTPTILPTDALHNPIQLNYGMAVTDVDGDGDLEVVVAGYNGPNLVLKYNHTLNRLVNIAIDDPNSPFFALRDSAGNAIGVTACDVDGDGREEIYFLNTNNAYSGQATYSDKLFKFRNGQFEDLLSDELNIARGVANRMAGRSVACVDRKGTGRYSVYVANYARGNIGPHVLLEMDEAASDVTRGVVALSDVAATAGVNKLTGARGVVVGPILNQWRSDVFCDNENGKNFLFKNNGDGTFADVAQRAGVADQNQHGRGVALADFNGEGRTDIVYGNWNGPHRLFLQGSNSAFRNIATAGFATPSPVRTVIAADFDNDKELEVFFNNIFYRQSAPNRIFRVSRRANADPAIEELNVGDAAEPQGRGTGGTVTDLDGDGRLDLLLAHGESAQQPISVFKVTQGAANNWLRVIPRTQFGSFARGAKVTVFTNQSGAHTRIIDGGSGYLCEMEPVAHFGLGNDEVTVLEVYWPDGRFYTRTLQPGEMNSVVEVTYPRGGDMAALPNDTQCGAGFAVKTGRCADAISDVCEDTFLVPGAFSLSMLGIYVAKEPGSTCIPDHFRCGS; this is encoded by the exons ATGTGgagttcatgtgtgtgtctcctgctggCTGGGCTGTTCCAGCGATACTTCGCCCAGAACCCGGAGCCAATGTTTCGCGTGGCAACACCAACAATTCTTCCTACTGACGCTTTACATAATCCCATACAACTTAACTATGGGATGGCTGTAACGGATGTTGATGGTGACGGTGACCTGGAGGTGGTTGTAGCAGG GTACAACGGACCCAACCTGGTGCTGAAGTACAATCACACCCTAAACAGATTAGTCAACATCGCTATTGATGACCCAAATTCGCCATTTTTCGCCCTGAGAGACAGCGCAGGAAATGCCATTGGAGTGACTGCCTGTGATGTGGATGGAGATGGACGTGAAGAGATCTACTTTCTCAACACAAATAATGCCTATTCTG gacAGGCGACGTATTCAGACAAGTTATTCAAGTTTCGCAATGGCCAATTTGAAGACCTTCTGAGCGATGAACTCAACATTGCCCGTGGCGTTGCTAACAGGATGGCGGGACGCTCGGTTGCTTGCGTCGATAGAAAG GGAACAGGCCGCTACTCTGTCTACGTGGCGAACTACGCCAGGGGAAATATCGGCCCCCATGTGCTCCTCGAAATGGATGAGGCCGCCAGCGATGTGACCAGGGGCGTCGTCGCTCTGTCAGATGTGGCGGCGACGGCCGGAGTCAACAAGCTAACAG GGGGCCGTGGCGTGGTCGTTGGACCGATCCTGAACCAGTGGAGGTCTGACGTGTTCTGTGATAACGAGAATGGGAAAAACTTCTTGTTCAAGAATAACGGAGACGGGACTTTTGCGGATGTGGCCCAGCGAGCAG GTGTGGCTGACCAGAATCAGCATGGCAGAGGAGTGGCGCTGGCCGACTTCAACGGCGATGGAAGGACGGACATCGTCTATGGCAACTGGAACGGCCCCCACAGACTGTTCCTGCAGGGCAGCAACTCGGCATTCCGG AACATTGCGACCGCGGGATTTGCTACTCCCTCTCCTGTCCGCACAGTCATCGCTGCCGACTTCGACAATgacaaggagctggaggtgttTTTCAACAACATTTTCTACAGACAAAGCGCTCCGAACAGAATTTTCAG GGTTTCCAGGAGGGCAAATGCAGATCCTGCGATCGAGGAGCTGAATGTTGGCGATGCTGCCGAGCCACAGGGGCGAGGAACCG GTGGTACCGTGACCGACCTTGATGGAGATGGACgactggacctgctgctggcaCATGGAGAGAGCGCCCAGCAGCCTATCTCCGTCTTCAAGGTCACCCag GGGGCTGCCAACAACTGGCTGCGGGTGATCCCTCGCACACAGTTCGGATCCTTCGCCCGGGGGGCCAAGGTCACCGTTTTTACCAATCAGAGCGGAGCTCACACGCGCATCATCGACGGCGGCTCAGGGTACCTGTGTGAGATGGAGCCAGTCGCACATTTTGGTTTAG GAAACGACAAGGTGACGGTGCTGGAGGTTTATTGGCCAGATGGCCGATTCTACACTCGAACCCTCCAGCCTGGTGAAATGAACTCTGTGGTGGAAGTAACCTATCCCCGAGGAGGAGACATGGCTGCCTTGCCCAATGACACACAG TGTGGTGCTGGTTTTGCTGTGAAGACTGGCCGGTGTGCAG ACGCCATCAGCGATGTGTGCGAGGATACTTTCCTCGTGCCAGGTGCATTTTCTCTGAGCATGTTGGGAATATATGTGGCCAAAGAGCCAGGCAGCACGTGCATCCCTGACCACTTCAGATGTGGTGGCTGA
- the crtac1a gene encoding cartilage acidic protein 1a isoform X1: protein MWSSCVCLLLAGLFQRYFAQNPEPMFRVATPTILPTDALHNPIQLNYGMAVTDVDGDGDLEVVVAGYNGPNLVLKYNHTLNRLVNIAIDDPNSPFFALRDSAGNAIGVTACDVDGDGREEIYFLNTNNAYSGQATYSDKLFKFRNGQFEDLLSDELNIARGVANRMAGRSVACVDRKGTGRYSVYVANYARGNIGPHVLLEMDEAASDVTRGVVALSDVAATAGVNKLTGGRGVVVGPILNQWRSDVFCDNENGKNFLFKNNGDGTFADVAQRAGVADQNQHGRGVALADFNGDGRTDIVYGNWNGPHRLFLQGSNSAFRNIATAGFATPSPVRTVIAADFDNDKELEVFFNNIFYRQSAPNRIFRVSRRANADPAIEELNVGDAAEPQGRGTGGTVTDLDGDGRLDLLLAHGESAQQPISVFKVTQGAANNWLRVIPRTQFGSFARGAKVTVFTNQSGAHTRIIDGGSGYLCEMEPVAHFGLGNDKVTVLEVYWPDGRFYTRTLQPGEMNSVVEVTYPRGGDMAALPNDTQCGAGFAVKTGRCAGL from the exons ATGTGgagttcatgtgtgtgtctcctgctggCTGGGCTGTTCCAGCGATACTTCGCCCAGAACCCGGAGCCAATGTTTCGCGTGGCAACACCAACAATTCTTCCTACTGACGCTTTACATAATCCCATACAACTTAACTATGGGATGGCTGTAACGGATGTTGATGGTGACGGTGACCTGGAGGTGGTTGTAGCAGG GTACAACGGACCCAACCTGGTGCTGAAGTACAATCACACCCTAAACAGATTAGTCAACATCGCTATTGATGACCCAAATTCGCCATTTTTCGCCCTGAGAGACAGCGCAGGAAATGCCATTGGAGTGACTGCCTGTGATGTGGATGGAGATGGACGTGAAGAGATCTACTTTCTCAACACAAATAATGCCTATTCTG gacAGGCGACGTATTCAGACAAGTTATTCAAGTTTCGCAATGGCCAATTTGAAGACCTTCTGAGCGATGAACTCAACATTGCCCGTGGCGTTGCTAACAGGATGGCGGGACGCTCGGTTGCTTGCGTCGATAGAAAG GGAACAGGCCGCTACTCTGTCTACGTGGCGAACTACGCCAGGGGAAATATCGGCCCCCATGTGCTCCTCGAAATGGATGAGGCCGCCAGCGATGTGACCAGGGGCGTCGTCGCTCTGTCAGATGTGGCGGCGACGGCCGGAGTCAACAAGCTAACAG GGGGCCGTGGCGTGGTCGTTGGACCGATCCTGAACCAGTGGAGGTCTGACGTGTTCTGTGATAACGAGAATGGGAAAAACTTCTTGTTCAAGAATAACGGAGACGGGACTTTTGCGGATGTGGCCCAGCGAGCAG GTGTGGCTGACCAGAATCAGCATGGCAGAGGAGTGGCGCTGGCCGACTTCAACGGCGATGGAAGGACGGACATCGTCTATGGCAACTGGAACGGCCCCCACAGACTGTTCCTGCAGGGCAGCAACTCGGCATTCCGG AACATTGCGACCGCGGGATTTGCTACTCCCTCTCCTGTCCGCACAGTCATCGCTGCCGACTTCGACAATgacaaggagctggaggtgttTTTCAACAACATTTTCTACAGACAAAGCGCTCCGAACAGAATTTTCAG GGTTTCCAGGAGGGCAAATGCAGATCCTGCGATCGAGGAGCTGAATGTTGGCGATGCTGCCGAGCCACAGGGGCGAGGAACCG GTGGTACCGTGACCGACCTTGATGGAGATGGACgactggacctgctgctggcaCATGGAGAGAGCGCCCAGCAGCCTATCTCCGTCTTCAAGGTCACCCag GGGGCTGCCAACAACTGGCTGCGGGTGATCCCTCGCACACAGTTCGGATCCTTCGCCCGGGGGGCCAAGGTCACCGTTTTTACCAATCAGAGCGGAGCTCACACGCGCATCATCGACGGCGGCTCAGGGTACCTGTGTGAGATGGAGCCAGTCGCACATTTTGGTTTAG GAAACGACAAGGTGACGGTGCTGGAGGTTTATTGGCCAGATGGCCGATTCTACACTCGAACCCTCCAGCCTGGTGAAATGAACTCTGTGGTGGAAGTAACCTATCCCCGAGGAGGAGACATGGCTGCCTTGCCCAATGACACACAG TGTGGTGCTGGTTTTGCTGTGAAGACTGGCCGGTGTGCAG GGTTGTAA
- the r3hcc1l gene encoding coiled-coil domain-containing protein R3HCC1L has product MDPETPKSDCSSAQPTPAPLETTKKPSQALYVPKQRLRGQKDKPQADGVKPRPRPHYTDKSKKNARNRKNKSTGGEGNDLGDEHNGENHLKVNEEQLQHPERQLNGEPDSASVEADIVRCLGATHLQEDQDKGDSWDTLFNDDGDCLDPHLLEELAKREGKKKKSIQEPRFDYYNMSSDEENETDLRDDELSHIVEIYDFPTEFKTEDLLKLFQSYQQRGFDIKWVDDTHALGLFSSPIAACEALRSKHPLMKLRPLSKSSPATKAMARSCSDYLLPAKDRPQTSAALARRLVIGALGVKSTLTKEQREQERRKLQEAREQKRLAAKQRDDAWEGK; this is encoded by the exons ATGGACCCGGAAACACCAAAAAGTGACTGTTCTTCAGCCCAGCCAACGCCCGCACCTTTAGAAACAACCAAAAAGCCAAGCCAGGCACTTTATGTCCCCAAGCAACGGCTTCGTGGTCAGAAAGACAAACCTCAGGCTGATGGAGTTAAACCAAGACCGAGGCCTCACTACACAGACAAGTCAAAGAAAAATgccagaaacaggaaaaacaaatccaCAGGAGGTGAAGGTAATGATCTAGGGGATGAACACAATGGTGAAAACCACTTAAAAGTGAATGAAGAGCAATTGCAGCATCCAGAGAGGCAATTGAATGGGGAACCTGATTCAGCCAGTGTGGAAGCTGATATTGTCAGGTGTTTGGGGGCAACACACCTCCAGGAAGACCAGGACAAAGGAGACAGCTGGGACACCTTGTTCAATGATGATGGAGATTGCCTGGATCCGCACCTACTGGAagag CTTGCCAAGAGagaagggaagaagaagaaatcaatTCAGGAACCCAGATTTGACTACTACAACATGAGCAGCGATGAGGAAAATGAAACTGACCTGCGGGACGACGAGCTCTCCCACATTGTCGAGATCTATGACTTTCCTACAGAGTTTAAGACGGAGGATCTGCTGAAGTTATTTCAGAGCTACCA ACAGAGAGGCTTTGACATCAAGTGGGTTGATGACACTCACGCTCTGGGCCTCTTCTCAAGCCCCATAGCAG CCTGTGAAGCTTTAAGATCGAAGCACCCTCTGATGAAACTGAGACCTCTTTCCAAATCCTCACCTGCCACCAAGGCCATGGCTCGCAGTTGCTCAG ATTACCTCCTGCCTGCTAAGGACAGACCACAGACGAGCGCGGCGCTGGCTCGCAGGCTTGTCATTGGCGCTCTTGGTGTGAAGAGCACGCTGACAAAGGAGCAGCGTGAGCAAGAGAGGAGGAAACTCCAGGAGGCCAGAG